Proteins encoded in a region of the Altererythrobacter ishigakiensis genome:
- a CDS encoding HWE histidine kinase domain-containing protein: MVTPLLGEEEAKVNKHVPLDKLSVENCDREPIHIPGCIQPFGTLIAGPASLTSIDYAAANLSELLGVSSQDALGRKFSELLPGEVLHDVRNILAYSTSRSQRERVGAYAINDRDLEVFAHLTDGDKAIVEIEDRGIPVDTHERAPVEKARLYLAQASSQPTFEKFLRIAVMGLRELTGFDRVKAYRYAPDGSGEVVAESRSREVPSYLGLRYPAWDVPTQARALQVRNPVRMISDTQQKPIAVEARNTQMPELDMSLAHLRGISPIHVEYLQNMGVRATLTIGLIVEGKLWGMFSCHHMTPRIVSSDSRIAAELFGQMVSLLIAERLANEEAHARSEAANARQQILAETDAAVDLLHAFPAVSDILRGLVDCDGIAVLRDDKLQTDGSVPSPEVIRAIGRRSEGDENLIEGTDSLVESEWHHTIAGPVGDLNETAGCMIVRSTAAYPLQLMFFRDQILKSVTWAGKPEKEIGQGEFGPRITPRASFEAYVEEQKDKAEIWSKFDFACAREIQIMLTQITAKSEREQLSRHKELVSHQRQQDLLIAELNHRVKNILALIRSLSRQAKDSSASLESYALALEQRIAALAAAHDLAVSDSMRGVSLRGILETELGPYIREDEAQAILSGPVVGLRADVAPMIALVIHEIVSNAAKYGALSTPEGIVQARWEQFDQGLSFHWRELGGPPVKEPTRHGFGRSLIEKAIPYEFEGSAKLSYDPDGLKFAFSIPAETLVDIESESEPKLTSKVSEIRRAATGKTVLLLEDNVILAMDMVESLTRLGAEKIETASSIKGGLHELRQKNPDFAVLDMNLRGEVAFDLALEMLRCKVPFIFVTGYGSKIDIPIELRHVPILTKPVDDATLSRGVENILR, from the coding sequence GTGGTCACACCGCTTTTGGGAGAGGAGGAAGCCAAGGTGAACAAACACGTGCCGCTAGATAAACTTAGCGTTGAAAATTGTGACCGCGAGCCGATCCATATTCCCGGCTGTATTCAACCCTTTGGTACCCTTATAGCTGGCCCAGCCTCGCTGACCAGCATCGACTATGCAGCGGCAAATCTGTCTGAGCTGTTGGGGGTTAGTTCGCAAGATGCGTTGGGCCGCAAGTTCTCCGAATTGCTTCCAGGCGAAGTTTTGCATGATGTGCGCAACATCTTGGCCTACTCGACTTCACGCAGCCAGCGCGAGCGGGTTGGCGCTTATGCAATAAATGATCGAGACCTTGAAGTTTTTGCGCACCTGACTGATGGTGACAAAGCAATCGTTGAAATCGAGGATCGCGGCATACCCGTCGACACCCATGAACGCGCTCCGGTTGAGAAGGCGCGCCTGTATCTGGCACAGGCCTCCTCCCAACCAACATTCGAGAAGTTCCTGCGTATTGCAGTCATGGGGCTGCGCGAGCTGACCGGTTTCGACCGCGTAAAGGCCTATCGGTATGCGCCCGATGGTAGTGGGGAGGTTGTGGCTGAGTCTCGCAGCCGGGAAGTCCCGAGCTACTTGGGGTTGAGATATCCGGCTTGGGACGTTCCGACTCAGGCGCGTGCGTTGCAGGTGCGCAACCCCGTACGCATGATCTCGGATACGCAACAGAAACCGATCGCAGTTGAGGCTCGGAATACACAAATGCCTGAGCTTGATATGTCACTAGCTCATTTGCGCGGCATTTCCCCGATCCATGTCGAGTATCTGCAGAACATGGGGGTTCGCGCAACGTTGACGATTGGATTGATCGTTGAAGGCAAACTATGGGGTATGTTTTCCTGCCATCATATGACGCCTCGTATCGTCTCATCAGATTCGCGGATCGCGGCCGAATTGTTTGGACAAATGGTATCGTTGCTGATTGCTGAAAGGCTGGCAAACGAGGAGGCTCATGCACGCAGCGAAGCTGCGAATGCGCGGCAACAGATTCTGGCTGAAACTGACGCTGCCGTTGACTTGCTCCACGCTTTTCCGGCCGTCAGCGATATCTTGCGCGGTCTGGTAGATTGCGATGGTATTGCCGTACTGCGTGACGACAAGCTTCAGACCGATGGGTCTGTACCCAGTCCGGAAGTTATTCGCGCCATCGGCAGGCGGTCTGAGGGTGATGAAAATCTGATCGAAGGTACAGATAGTCTTGTTGAATCAGAATGGCATCACACGATTGCGGGGCCAGTCGGTGATCTCAATGAGACGGCCGGTTGCATGATCGTCCGCTCAACTGCCGCCTATCCTTTGCAGCTGATGTTCTTCCGCGATCAAATACTAAAATCGGTAACCTGGGCTGGAAAGCCGGAGAAGGAAATTGGTCAGGGTGAGTTCGGACCTCGGATCACACCAAGAGCCTCCTTCGAAGCTTATGTCGAAGAACAGAAGGATAAAGCAGAAATCTGGAGCAAGTTTGATTTTGCATGTGCCCGCGAAATCCAGATCATGCTGACTCAGATTACCGCCAAGAGCGAGCGCGAACAGCTGTCACGCCACAAGGAACTTGTTAGCCACCAGCGCCAACAAGATTTGTTGATTGCCGAGCTAAATCATCGCGTAAAGAACATACTCGCTCTGATTAGATCGCTGTCACGCCAGGCCAAGGATTCCTCGGCATCGCTTGAGAGCTATGCCTTGGCACTGGAGCAAAGGATTGCGGCGCTGGCAGCAGCCCACGATCTTGCGGTTTCGGATTCAATGCGGGGTGTCTCCTTGCGCGGCATTCTCGAAACAGAACTTGGGCCGTATATTAGGGAGGATGAAGCACAGGCGATCCTGTCCGGACCGGTTGTGGGACTGCGCGCGGATGTGGCGCCCATGATCGCACTGGTCATCCACGAGATCGTCAGCAACGCAGCGAAATATGGTGCGCTTTCGACGCCAGAAGGCATCGTGCAGGCACGATGGGAGCAGTTTGATCAAGGCCTTTCATTCCATTGGCGAGAATTGGGCGGCCCCCCTGTGAAAGAGCCGACGCGGCATGGTTTCGGTCGTTCCCTGATCGAGAAAGCTATTCCTTACGAATTCGAAGGCTCCGCAAAGCTTAGCTACGATCCTGATGGATTGAAGTTCGCGTTTTCGATCCCCGCTGAAACTTTGGTTGATATTGAGTCCGAAAGCGAACCGAAGCTCACCTCCAAGGTGAGCGAGATTAGGCGCGCGGCCACCGGAAAGACTGTCCTGTTGCTGGAAGATAATGTCATTCTGGCGATGGATATGGTTGAGAGCCTGACGCGGTTGGGCGCTGAGAAAATCGAGACTGCGTCTTCAATCAAAGGTGGCTTGCATGAGCTGCGCCAAAAGAATCCTGACTTTGCGGTTCTTGACATGAATCTACGCGGAGAGGTCGCGTTTGATTTGGCGCTTGAAATGCTTCGTTGCAAAGTGCCATTCATCTTTGTCACGGGATATGGTTCCAAGATTGATATCCCGATTGAACTGCGACACGTTCCCATACTGACAAAGCCAGTCGATGACGCAACATTGTCCCGTGGGGTCGAGAATATTCTGCGCTGA
- a CDS encoding 4-(cytidine 5'-diphospho)-2-C-methyl-D-erythritol kinase, producing MKITEIAYAKINLALHVRERREDGYHEIETLFAFVDNGDRLTARSAETDRFEVVGEFADVLDNPFGNLVSRALSALPRPQGLHVTLEKNLPVAAGLGGGSADAGALFRMVENVHGLPEGWEDAAIRLGADVPACVRSEMAIGRGTGTELEPVENDMAGMAVLLVNPRIPLPTGPVFKAWDGKDLGALPSGSAREVARNGRNALRLPAVELCPPIADVLDSLNQTDPWICEMSGSGATCFALYESAEHRDRASRVLAELEPHWWQMVGLLR from the coding sequence GTGAAAATCACTGAAATTGCATATGCGAAGATCAATCTAGCTCTGCACGTCCGCGAACGGCGTGAGGATGGCTATCACGAGATCGAAACGCTGTTCGCCTTTGTTGATAACGGCGATAGGCTGACGGCTCGATCTGCCGAAACTGATCGCTTCGAAGTTGTCGGCGAATTTGCCGACGTGTTGGATAATCCATTCGGCAATCTTGTGTCGCGTGCGCTGTCGGCGCTGCCGCGACCGCAAGGGCTGCACGTGACTCTGGAAAAGAATTTACCTGTCGCCGCAGGGCTGGGGGGCGGTTCGGCTGACGCTGGCGCGCTGTTTCGCATGGTCGAGAATGTTCATGGTCTGCCTGAAGGCTGGGAGGATGCCGCCATCCGCCTTGGGGCCGATGTGCCAGCTTGCGTGCGAAGCGAAATGGCAATTGGGCGTGGCACCGGCACGGAGCTTGAGCCTGTCGAGAATGATATGGCGGGCATGGCGGTATTACTAGTGAATCCGCGCATTCCTCTCCCAACAGGGCCCGTTTTCAAGGCTTGGGACGGCAAGGATCTTGGCGCTCTGCCCAGTGGTTCAGCTAGAGAGGTTGCCCGCAATGGTCGCAATGCCCTACGCCTGCCGGCGGTCGAATTGTGCCCGCCAATCGCGGATGTGCTCGACAGCCTGAACCAGACCGACCCCTGGATATGCGAAATGTCTGGCTCAGGCGCGACATGCTTCGCGCTATATGAAAGCGCTGAACATCGTGATCGTGCTTCACGCGTACTCGCGGAATTGGAACCTCATTGGTGGCAAATGGTAGGTTTATTGAGATGA
- a CDS encoding N-formylglutamate amidohydrolase: MIDDLPFRQVGEPKTGGIVCVVDHASNFVPEDIELGIPADLLEQHIALDIGVEGIAGRMARRHGIPAHLATVSRLVCDMHREEDHKNVVPIESDGHLIPGNIGADVEARLNRFHRPYHKALGEWLDAAQPELIISLHSFTPSLETSDEERPWEVALLYNEDDRAARHAIRLFGEQGLNVGDNQPYSGRELNATMNRHAEAYGRPYLALEVRQDLIATRAEQSRWAVMITDVANRVALALE, from the coding sequence ATGATAGACGATTTGCCCTTTCGCCAGGTGGGCGAACCTAAAACTGGCGGGATTGTATGTGTGGTGGACCACGCGTCCAATTTCGTGCCGGAGGATATCGAACTCGGTATTCCAGCAGATCTGCTAGAACAGCATATTGCTCTCGATATTGGTGTCGAGGGTATCGCCGGCCGTATGGCACGGCGTCATGGCATTCCCGCGCACCTGGCAACTGTGAGCAGGCTGGTCTGCGATATGCATCGCGAAGAAGACCACAAGAATGTCGTGCCGATTGAAAGCGACGGACACTTGATCCCGGGAAATATTGGAGCCGACGTCGAAGCGCGGTTAAACCGCTTTCACAGGCCCTATCACAAGGCGCTTGGCGAATGGCTTGACGCTGCCCAACCTGAGTTGATAATCTCGCTCCATTCCTTCACGCCTTCGCTCGAAACGAGCGATGAGGAGCGTCCGTGGGAAGTTGCACTGCTCTACAACGAGGATGACCGCGCCGCTCGACACGCGATCCGCCTGTTTGGCGAGCAGGGCCTGAATGTAGGCGACAACCAGCCTTACTCGGGAAGAGAGCTGAACGCGACGATGAATCGCCATGCTGAGGCATACGGGCGCCCGTATCTTGCGCTGGAAGTGCGGCAGGACCTGATCGCGACCCGCGCAGAGCAATCGCGCTGGGCGGTAATGATCACTGATGTAGCAAACAGGGTTGCGCTGGCGCTGGAGTAA
- the ilvD gene encoding dihydroxy-acid dehydratase: MSDKRFDKSKLPSRHVSVGPERAPHRSYYYAMGLTEEEIARPFVAVASAGNDSAPCNTTLDAQADICRTGVEQGGGMPRRFNTITVTDGIAMGHQGMKSSLVSREVIADSVELSVRGHCYDALVGFAGCDKSLPGMMMAMLRLNVPSIFVYGGSILPGVFHGKDVTVKDVFEAVGQHAAGNCPLQELIALEKVACPGHGACGGQFTANTMACVGEAIGLSLPNSNMAPAPYKSREEVAIAAGEQVMELLARNLRPRDICTRAAFENAARVVAATGGSTNAALHLPAMASEAGIEFDLFDVAQIFKSTPYIADLQPGGQYVAKDMHEAGGVYMVMKTLMDGGFIDPEPMTVSGKTIGENIEEIAWNPDQKVIYPVSNPITPTGGVVGLKGSLAPEGAIVKVAGMSKLQFSGPAQCFDCEEDAFAAVENREIREGSVIVIRYEGPKGGPGMREMLATTAALYGQGMGESVALITDGRFSGATRGFCIGHVGPEAAECGPIALVEDGDVISIDAVAGTIDLEVDAAVLEDRRKEWQPRTNDYQSGALWRYAQNVGPAVRGALTHPGAKSERHVFADI, translated from the coding sequence ATGTCTGATAAGCGCTTCGACAAATCGAAACTGCCTAGCCGCCATGTTTCGGTTGGCCCTGAACGGGCGCCGCACCGTTCCTACTACTATGCGATGGGGCTGACAGAAGAAGAGATTGCGCGTCCGTTTGTGGCTGTCGCCTCCGCAGGAAATGATTCCGCGCCTTGCAACACGACCCTCGATGCTCAAGCGGACATTTGCCGCACAGGGGTAGAGCAGGGCGGCGGCATGCCGCGCCGATTCAACACGATTACGGTGACTGATGGCATCGCTATGGGCCACCAGGGCATGAAAAGCTCGCTCGTCAGCCGCGAAGTGATTGCAGATTCGGTTGAATTGTCCGTGCGTGGGCACTGCTACGACGCGTTGGTCGGTTTTGCGGGATGCGACAAGAGCCTGCCTGGCATGATGATGGCGATGCTGCGGCTCAATGTCCCTTCGATCTTCGTCTATGGCGGTTCAATCTTGCCGGGTGTTTTTCATGGCAAGGATGTGACCGTGAAGGACGTGTTCGAAGCCGTAGGGCAGCACGCTGCGGGCAACTGCCCCTTGCAAGAGCTGATCGCGCTAGAAAAAGTCGCATGTCCAGGTCACGGAGCTTGCGGAGGCCAGTTCACCGCGAACACTATGGCCTGTGTGGGTGAGGCGATCGGATTGTCCCTTCCAAACAGTAACATGGCGCCAGCACCTTATAAATCGCGCGAGGAAGTGGCGATTGCCGCAGGCGAGCAAGTGATGGAGCTGCTCGCGCGCAATTTGCGCCCGCGCGACATCTGCACCCGTGCTGCTTTCGAGAATGCTGCGCGCGTTGTCGCAGCAACTGGCGGTTCGACCAATGCCGCGTTGCATTTGCCAGCGATGGCGAGCGAGGCAGGGATCGAGTTTGACCTGTTCGACGTTGCGCAGATCTTCAAATCGACCCCTTATATCGCAGACCTGCAACCCGGCGGGCAGTATGTTGCAAAGGACATGCATGAAGCGGGCGGTGTTTACATGGTGATGAAGACACTCATGGATGGCGGCTTCATCGATCCCGAACCGATGACGGTTTCCGGCAAGACGATTGGCGAGAATATTGAAGAGATCGCCTGGAATCCCGATCAGAAGGTGATTTACCCAGTTTCCAATCCGATTACTCCGACCGGAGGAGTGGTCGGCCTGAAAGGATCGCTCGCCCCTGAAGGCGCAATTGTGAAGGTAGCGGGCATGAGCAAGCTGCAATTTTCCGGCCCTGCTCAGTGCTTTGACTGCGAGGAGGATGCCTTTGCGGCCGTCGAAAACCGTGAAATTCGCGAAGGAAGCGTGATCGTGATCCGCTACGAAGGACCAAAGGGAGGCCCCGGGATGCGCGAAATGCTTGCGACCACGGCTGCTCTATATGGGCAGGGGATGGGCGAAAGCGTTGCACTGATCACAGATGGGCGTTTCTCTGGCGCGACGCGGGGCTTCTGTATCGGTCACGTGGGTCCAGAAGCAGCGGAATGCGGCCCTATCGCGCTGGTTGAGGATGGCGATGTCATCAGTATCGACGCAGTCGCGGGAACAATCGATCTGGAGGTTGATGCAGCTGTTCTCGAAGACCGGCGCAAGGAATGGCAACCGCGCACCAATGACTACCAGTCAGGAGCGCTGTGGCGATATGCGCAGAATGTCGGCCCGGCGGTAAGAGGCGCGCTGACACACCCGGGAGCTAAATCCGAACGCCACGTTTTCGCAGATATCTGA
- a CDS encoding bifunctional ADP-dependent NAD(P)H-hydrate dehydratase/NAD(P)H-hydrate epimerase gives MSANQVLTVAQMQAAEQTLIDAGTSVDELMQIAGKGVAEWVWRVAGERSVTVLCGPGNNGGDGYVIAETLRQRGLEVCVVAPIAPKTDAAKNARREYKGVCLSSGKDAKGSVLVDCLFGSGLARALSAEHLLLLRDLAERHPIRIAVDLPSGVESDSGALLNERLPDYRLTVALGAWKFAHHRLPAREKMGDLRLVPIGVDAVKGAAHLIGKPNIAAPASDAHKYTRGLCAVVGGAMPGASLLASHSAMRAGAGYVKLFAHHAPNSAPAGLVVDESSLEEALADERIAALLVGPGLRRDREADERLRAVLATKKPAVLDADALVLLKRDMLQEGAAYLATPHDGELEALCRTFAVVAPDRQSRALAIAKASGMVVLAKGPNTLVATPTGRFAVAPPAPSWLSVAGTGDVLAGIAVSRMATGRDPFDAACEAVWLHGEAARQCGAAFSADELALAVSGAIAAAQ, from the coding sequence ATGAGCGCAAATCAGGTCCTTACAGTCGCGCAAATGCAAGCCGCCGAACAGACGCTGATTGATGCTGGCACCAGCGTCGACGAGCTGATGCAAATTGCGGGCAAGGGCGTGGCTGAATGGGTCTGGCGCGTTGCCGGTGAACGCTCTGTTACTGTATTGTGCGGTCCGGGCAATAATGGCGGCGACGGCTATGTTATCGCCGAAACTCTTCGCCAGCGCGGGCTAGAGGTGTGCGTAGTTGCACCAATTGCTCCGAAGACCGATGCAGCGAAGAATGCGCGGCGTGAATACAAGGGTGTGTGCCTGAGTTCCGGCAAGGATGCCAAGGGATCGGTGCTGGTAGATTGCTTGTTTGGCTCCGGCCTTGCCAGGGCTTTGAGCGCCGAACACTTGCTGCTGCTCCGCGATCTGGCAGAGCGGCATCCGATCCGGATTGCAGTGGACCTGCCCTCTGGCGTCGAGAGCGACAGCGGGGCTTTGCTCAATGAGCGTTTGCCGGATTATCGCCTGACCGTTGCGCTGGGGGCCTGGAAATTCGCTCACCACCGTTTGCCTGCGCGGGAGAAGATGGGTGATCTGCGGCTTGTCCCTATTGGCGTGGATGCGGTGAAAGGCGCCGCGCACCTCATCGGTAAGCCAAATATCGCTGCGCCTGCGAGCGACGCACACAAATATACGCGCGGACTTTGCGCAGTGGTGGGCGGAGCAATGCCAGGAGCGAGCCTGTTGGCAAGCCACTCCGCCATGCGAGCTGGAGCAGGTTACGTGAAGTTGTTTGCGCATCATGCGCCGAACTCAGCCCCGGCAGGCTTGGTCGTTGACGAGTCCTCGCTTGAGGAAGCTCTCGCAGACGAACGAATCGCGGCTTTGTTGGTTGGTCCGGGCTTGAGGCGCGATCGGGAGGCAGATGAGCGCTTGCGAGCCGTTCTGGCGACCAAGAAGCCGGCCGTGCTCGATGCAGATGCCCTGGTTCTGCTGAAGCGTGACATGCTGCAAGAGGGAGCGGCCTATCTCGCAACACCGCATGACGGTGAGCTCGAGGCGCTGTGCAGGACCTTTGCGGTGGTCGCGCCTGACAGGCAGTCGCGTGCGCTCGCAATAGCCAAGGCCAGCGGCATGGTGGTCTTGGCCAAGGGCCCCAATACGCTGGTGGCAACGCCAACCGGTCGATTTGCCGTAGCGCCACCTGCGCCCAGCTGGTTGTCAGTTGCTGGTACGGGTGACGTTCTTGCTGGCATTGCGGTAAGCCGGATGGCAACAGGCCGCGATCCGTTCGATGCCGCCTGCGAAGCGGTGTGGCTGCACGGTGAAGCCGCGCGTCAGTGCGGCGCCGCTTTTTCAGCGGATGAGCTTGCACTGGCGGTTTCCGGCGCTATCGCCGCCGCTCAATGA
- a CDS encoding class I SAM-dependent RNA methyltransferase has product MSQASQIIRIAARGDGVTADGQHVARGVPGDVLLADGSLEHGPHHIAPPCPHFGKCGGCQLQHADEEALRQFVTERVTFQAEKHGIAIGELLPTHLSPPKSRRRTTLHALSTAKGAVLGFREGNSHLIVDLKECHILRPELMELLQPLKQFVARYGSKRPVDVELTLADQGVDCSIKHLELEGLEATEAALEFAQSNGLARLTLDQGYGPETQWEPQPVTITLSGRPVGMPPGSFLQATQDGEDALVADAKAWIGDAASLADLFSGLGTFAFALANPAKVLAAEASRDAHLACKAAGAGLPMAAMHRDLFRNPLQPEELNRFEAVLLDPPRAGAKEQIGQIGASSFNRVVYISCNPVSWARDCTKLVEAGFRLEKLRPVGQFRWSTHVELASYWTRG; this is encoded by the coding sequence ATGAGCCAAGCTTCTCAAATCATCCGCATCGCTGCGCGCGGCGATGGCGTCACTGCCGATGGTCAGCACGTCGCAAGAGGCGTGCCGGGCGATGTCTTGCTTGCTGACGGTTCGCTCGAGCATGGCCCACACCACATAGCGCCGCCTTGCCCGCATTTTGGCAAATGCGGTGGATGCCAGCTGCAGCACGCTGATGAAGAGGCTCTGCGGCAATTCGTCACGGAGCGCGTCACGTTTCAGGCTGAAAAGCATGGCATTGCGATAGGGGAGCTGCTGCCGACGCATCTATCGCCACCCAAGTCGCGTCGGCGCACAACTTTGCATGCTCTGAGTACAGCCAAGGGAGCGGTCCTTGGTTTTCGCGAAGGCAATTCGCACCTGATCGTCGATTTGAAGGAATGCCATATCCTGCGTCCTGAGCTGATGGAGCTGCTCCAACCGCTCAAGCAGTTTGTCGCTCGATACGGAAGCAAACGCCCGGTTGATGTCGAATTGACGCTGGCCGATCAGGGTGTCGATTGCAGCATCAAGCATTTGGAGTTGGAAGGTCTGGAGGCGACAGAGGCCGCCTTGGAATTCGCGCAATCAAACGGTCTGGCGCGCCTTACACTCGATCAGGGTTATGGCCCTGAGACACAATGGGAGCCGCAGCCGGTCACCATCACGCTTTCGGGCAGACCTGTGGGGATGCCTCCGGGTAGCTTTCTGCAGGCAACGCAAGACGGCGAGGATGCCTTGGTTGCAGATGCGAAGGCTTGGATTGGCGATGCCGCGAGCCTAGCAGACCTGTTTTCGGGGTTAGGCACCTTTGCATTTGCATTGGCAAACCCTGCAAAGGTTCTTGCCGCCGAAGCATCGCGCGACGCGCATCTGGCGTGCAAAGCGGCGGGGGCGGGGCTGCCCATGGCGGCAATGCATCGCGACCTATTCCGCAATCCATTGCAGCCAGAAGAACTGAACCGATTTGAGGCCGTGCTGCTCGATCCGCCGCGCGCGGGCGCGAAGGAGCAAATTGGACAGATTGGGGCCAGCAGCTTCAACCGCGTGGTCTATATCAGTTGTAATCCTGTTAGTTGGGCGCGAGATTGCACCAAACTTGTCGAGGCCGGATTTAGGTTGGAAAAGCTGCGACCGGTGGGCCAATTCCGCTGGTCAACCCATGTGGAACTGGCGAGCTACTGGACGCGTGGGTGA
- a CDS encoding acyl carrier protein, translated as MPPSRSAIDNELKAILVDVLGLEAEDVDQFDSETGLFGHLPELDSMAVAGLFTEIEDRFDMLIEDDDVDAEMLETYGGLLAFVEMKLIEG; from the coding sequence CTGCCGCCGAGCCGCTCGGCGATTGATAACGAGCTTAAGGCCATTCTGGTTGATGTGCTTGGCCTTGAGGCTGAAGATGTTGACCAATTCGACAGCGAAACGGGACTGTTTGGCCATCTACCCGAACTCGATTCCATGGCTGTCGCGGGCCTCTTTACCGAGATCGAAGACCGCTTCGACATGCTGATCGAGGATGATGACGTCGATGCAGAGATGCTCGAAACCTATGGCGGGTTGTTGGCATTTGTCGAAATGAAGCTGATCGAAGGTTAA
- a CDS encoding acyl-CoA ligase (AMP-forming), exosortase A system-associated, with protein MNTALDPVPRPLDHLAEHGADEDPALILKSEKLSFADLRERVARLAAWLAQELPEKGARVATWAAKGELTCLMPLAAARAGLVHVPINPLLKHAQAAHILSDSGAAMLIGTQARLKSLEEGDVPPACRLINEQDALDAATTLGGQLPPSDSDPDDLTAILYTSGSTGRPKGVMLSHANLWLGAVSVADYLGMGPDDVTLAVLPLSFDYGQNQLLSTWCAGGAVAPLDYLFPKDVMKACAKHQVTTLAAVPPLWVQLAELEWGEDAVTPMRRLTNSGGALTTDLVRELRETFPDARLFPMYGLTEAFRSTFLYPDLVDTHPTSMGKAIPFAEILVINDAGELAKPGEEGELVHCGPLVAQGYWQDAARTAERFKPAPDMSSYGGTAVWSGDRVKRDAEGLLYFVGRRDAMIKSQGNRISPQEVEEAALATGLVAEAVALGIADERLGQAVHLVARAEPRAVDAEEQLPKLLAKELPNFMQPQVIHWRDAMPLNPNGKIDRTALKQELSS; from the coding sequence ATGAATACAGCGCTCGACCCAGTACCGCGTCCATTAGACCATCTCGCCGAGCACGGCGCAGATGAGGATCCGGCGCTGATCCTGAAGTCAGAGAAGCTAAGCTTTGCTGATTTGCGTGAACGTGTGGCGCGATTGGCTGCGTGGCTGGCGCAAGAATTGCCAGAGAAGGGCGCCCGGGTTGCGACATGGGCTGCAAAGGGAGAGCTGACCTGCCTCATGCCATTGGCTGCTGCGCGCGCGGGGTTGGTGCACGTCCCCATCAATCCGCTGCTAAAACATGCGCAGGCCGCGCATATCCTCAGCGACAGCGGCGCGGCGATGCTGATCGGAACGCAAGCACGATTGAAGTCGTTGGAAGAAGGCGATGTCCCGCCGGCTTGTCGCCTGATTAACGAACAAGACGCGCTCGATGCAGCTACCACTCTGGGCGGGCAGTTGCCGCCTTCAGATTCCGATCCCGATGATCTGACGGCGATCCTGTATACCAGCGGCTCAACAGGCAGACCCAAGGGCGTGATGCTGAGCCACGCAAACCTGTGGCTCGGTGCGGTTAGCGTGGCCGACTATCTTGGCATGGGCCCGGACGACGTGACACTCGCTGTGCTGCCGCTGTCGTTCGACTATGGTCAGAACCAGTTACTCAGCACTTGGTGCGCGGGCGGAGCGGTCGCGCCGCTCGACTACCTATTCCCGAAAGACGTAATGAAAGCCTGTGCCAAGCATCAGGTGACGACGCTGGCTGCGGTTCCACCTTTGTGGGTGCAGCTAGCTGAGCTTGAATGGGGGGAAGACGCGGTCACCCCCATGCGTCGGCTGACGAATAGCGGTGGTGCATTGACAACAGATCTTGTCCGTGAGCTGCGCGAGACCTTTCCCGATGCCCGGTTATTCCCGATGTACGGTCTGACAGAGGCATTCCGCTCCACTTTTCTTTATCCTGACCTCGTCGATACGCATCCAACCTCGATGGGCAAAGCAATTCCCTTTGCGGAGATTTTGGTGATCAACGATGCGGGCGAGTTGGCAAAGCCTGGCGAGGAAGGCGAGCTTGTCCATTGCGGGCCACTGGTGGCGCAAGGATATTGGCAGGACGCCGCGCGCACGGCCGAGCGTTTCAAGCCAGCGCCCGACATGTCGAGCTATGGCGGCACCGCGGTATGGTCAGGAGATCGCGTTAAGCGCGATGCGGAAGGCTTGCTCTACTTTGTCGGCCGCCGGGATGCGATGATCAAGAGCCAAGGAAACCGCATCAGCCCGCAGGAAGTCGAAGAGGCGGCGCTTGCGACAGGACTGGTTGCAGAAGCGGTCGCTTTGGGAATTGCTGATGAACGGCTAGGGCAGGCAGTGCATTTGGTCGCTCGCGCTGAGCCGCGGGCGGTCGATGCCGAAGAACAATTGCCGAAGTTGCTCGCCAAGGAGTTACCCAATTTCATGCAGCCGCAAGTCATCCATTGGCGCGACGCGATGCCTCTCAATCCCAATGGCAAGATTGATCGTACCGCGCTGAAGCAGGAGCTTTCCTCATGA